Within Bacteroidia bacterium, the genomic segment AAAAGGTTTCAAAACGACTAAAAAGTACAAAAGCATGGCATCGTTCGTAAAAAGTGTAAATATTCTCATTGGGTACAGCACCATGAAAGCACACCTTGTGGTCTATTCCTAAATCTTTTGCTAACTGTTCCAGAGAAGTCCTGTCTGGCCCATCGCCCACCACGTCCAAGTGGGTTTGGGGGAAATTTTTTGAAAGTTCAGCAAATGCTTTCAGAAGAAAGGAGATGTTTTTTAGGGAATCTACTAAATTTCCAATTGTAAGGAATCGAAAAGTTTTATCACCGCAATCTGGACAAGGGGGAGGCCTGTCCGGAAATTTAATAGGGTTTTGAATAATTAGTACTTTTTTGTTAGATATAAGAGGAAATTTTTCTATTAATCTTTTTTTTAAATATTCAGAGACTGTAAGTACTGCGTCAAACGACTTGATGGAATAACGTAGCAACCAGTATAGAAGAGGGCTGAGGTAATTTTTTTTCTCAATCACGAAACCTGACCAGTGTTCTGAGATTACCCAGTAGGGAATATTCAGAAACCTTATCGGAAGCGAAAATATCGCATATGGATAGGAGACATGGAGGTGAAACACCTGCGGTTTTCCGTAATTTCTCTTCACCTTTTTAGCTTCCCAGAAAGGAACCAGGAAATACCCAAGAATTTTTAAGGGGAGAAAGGAAGGAATTTCATAAACGGTTAGGGGGCCCCAGCTTTCCTGACGCAGTTGCCGGCGCCATTTTAAACCTTTCCGGTGGCGGACATGGAAACCTACCAACCGCACGTCACGGGCCACTAGGTCCAAATGTTTTTTAATGAATATGGCTTGGTAAGGTTTTTCTTCGCTAGGATACCACCCTGGCCAGGTAAGGATTAGGGGTTTCTCGTCCGACAAACTGAATT encodes:
- a CDS encoding glycosyltransferase, which gives rise to MARDVRLVGFHVRHRKGLKWRRQLRQESWGPLTVYEIPSFLPLKILGYFLVPFWEAKKVKRNYGKPQVFHLHVSYPYAIFSLPIRFLNIPYWVISEHWSGFVIEKKNYLSPLLYWLLRYSIKSFDAVLTVSEYLKKRLIEKFPLISNKKVLIIQNPIKFPDRPPPCPDCGDKTFRFLTIGNLVDSLKNISFLLKAFAELSKNFPQTHLDVVGDGPDRTSLEQLAKDLGIDHKVCFHGAVPNENIYTFYERCHAFVLFSRFETFSIATAEALSHGRPVVVSDCGAPAEYINDISGVLVPQDNLETAVEGLKKIINYYHKYDPEKIYNYAKSLFNNETARLKILEVYKTSSNNF